A window of the Podarcis raffonei isolate rPodRaf1 chromosome 4, rPodRaf1.pri, whole genome shotgun sequence genome harbors these coding sequences:
- the LOC128412330 gene encoding very large A-kinase anchor protein-like has product MSGGSSRRRSGSSWHSSFSRLFSRSPSKEPEAAGTAAAAAAPPPQQPSARSFETDQNECTSVAFQRKQSTPLPELLKISVCDSKNLSTEELSRSTTQEELKKANSLPSLVHEGKNASNDRQPKEGFFQYLGSLFGIAPKSSYKESEHSNLGDGCHRTGKDFASPPSHQEGGHADHPKPEIFVISTPGGDQTAASKEEQANFVKSTSSGSQDLQKAQEQSAEASKKTECELGAPAVTYATYRGSARIKQLLKKQAELEQEKQTSTSINSTTAKNKENRTVSLPDSETTTTKTESSLKTNSGPKTNDDTKDSQANVFLAEIDLGGNSLDVLGNCEHKELKNKITSLTEMETIKNCIEELVSVKHTAVSSTPELNRNLLLEPTLLQKKANFSCQNRDAVSMSSENNRLLENKEEVLGEIQMEIQSINATTVGFQKGMQFCAFSNTETKETMQEEFFSHPKVDVGDNEQQLLENKGPCNSWTEDQFKLKAENQTLHLNSIIGRGQAISRVESETEESHQKVTEQKEKNMQIISPDEHLPLHEQKVGEELQLVLQDTNCKKSDISAGVGMLASVQSKEMVQNIDIFGKSDLKCEEATESVVLTDVQNNHNFPMTSENGTNNFTNDNLYAPVTQFDHVRMTGASPNATEVNHANTSLLAAEYENVVSRVASAALETGDTSTEEAVGTMDGAPLILKAKDDNCHISENVEDETLIEALAGLHSPLPLAEDKTKPIKLENSELKSNTGTTTVAKPIPSLLKTAEVVISAQKNDPLVDEIKNQTESKMAYETEEDISIGLPPVVKSEENSYLSFPSPLCVLVGNSFISGDSKIILDDVSKPVLNSEDHSLLGALCSLADKQDCTNQSLSDSVGTINDYL; this is encoded by the exons ATGTCCGGCGGGAGCAGCCGAAGGAGAAGCGGCTCCTCCTGGCACAGCAGCTTCTCCCGACTTTTCTCCAGGAGCCCGTCCAAGGAGCCGGAGGcagcgggcacagcagcagcagcagcagctcctcctcctcagcagccGAGCGCACGCAG ctTTGAAACTGATCAAAATGAATGTACCAGTGTGGCATTTCAGAGAAAGCAGAGCACCCCTCTCCCAGAGCTGCTAAAG ATTTCAGTCTGTGACAGCAAGAACCTCTCAACTGAAGAGCTGAGCAGATCCACCActcaggaggaattaaagaaagcTAATAGCCTTCCTAGTTTAGTTCATGAAGGCAAAAACGCCAGTAATGACAGACAGCCCAAAGAAGGATTTTTCCAGTATCTTGGGAGTTTGTTTGGTATTGCTCCAAAATCATCCTACAAAGAATCTGAGCATTCCAACCTTGGAGATGGATGCCACAGAACTGGCAAAGACTTTGCAAGTCCACCTAGTCACCAGGAAGGTGGACATGCAGACCACCCAAAACCAGAAATATTTGTCATTTCAACACCTGGAGGTGACCAGACAGCAGCAAGCAAAGAGGAACAGGCTAACTTTGTTAAAAGCACCAGTTCTGGCTCACAGGATTTACAGAAAGCACAGGAGCAATCTGCTGAAGCATCCAA GAAAACAGAATGTGAACTGGGTGCACCTGCAGTTACTTATGCAACATATCGAGGTTCTGCAAGAATTAAGCAATTGCTTAAGAAACAAGCGGAATTGGAGCAAGAAAAACAAACCTCAACCAGCATTAATAGCACTACagccaaaaacaaagaaaataggACTGTAAGCCTTCCAGACTCAGAAACTACTACAACAAAGACAGAATCTTCATTGAAAACAAACTCGGGACCTAAGACTAACGATGACACAAAGGATTCACAAGCAAACGTATTTTTGGCAGAAAtagatttggggggaaattctctGGATGTCTTGGGCAATTGTGAGCACAAAGAACTGAAGAACAAAATTACCTCGttgacagaaatggaaacaatcaAAAATTGCATTGAGGAACTGGTTTCTGTGAAACATACAGCAGTTTCCAGCACACCAGAACTTAATAGGAACCTTCTGTTGGAGCCAACACTGTTGCAAAAGAAAGCCAATTTCAGTTGCCAGAATAGAGATGCTGTTAGTATGAGTTCAGAAAATAACAGATTGCTTGAAAATAAGGAGGAGGTGTTAGGGGAAATACAAATGGAGATTCAGTCAATCAATGCTACCACTGTTGGCTTTCAAAAAGGAATGCAGTTTTGCGCTTTTTCTAACACAGAAACAAAAGAGACAATGCAAGAGGAGTTTTTTTCACACCCCAAAGTAGACGTAGGTGATAATGAGCAACAGTTGCTAGAAAACAAAGGTCCCTGCAATAGTTGGACTGAGGATCAATTCAAACTAAAAGCAGAGAACCAAACATTGCATTTGAATAGTATTATAGGTAGGGGGCAGGCAATTAGCAGGGTAGAAAGTGAAACTGAAGAATCACACCAAAAAGTGACAGAGCAGAAGGAGAAAAATATGCAGATCATTTCACCAGATGAGCACTTACCTCTCCACGAACAAAAAGTTGGAGAAGAATTGCAGTTGGTGTTGCAGGATACAAATTGCAAAAAAAGTGATATATCAGCAGGAGTCGGTATGCTTGCTTCAGTCCAATCCAAAGAAATGGTTCAAAACATAGATATATTTGGCAAAAGCGATCTAAAGTGTGAAGAGGCCACTGAGTCTGTGGTACTTACAGATGTACAAAACAATCATAACTTCCCCATGACGTCTGAGAATGGAACTAATAATTTTACCAATGATAATTTGTATGCGCCTGTGACACAATTTGACCATGTTAGAATGACAGGTGCTTCTCCTAACGCAACTGAGGTAAACCATGCCAACACATCTTTGTTAGCTGCTGAATATGAAAATGTGGTGTCTCGGGTGGCATCAGCTGCCTTAGAAACAGGTGATACCAGCACTGAGGAGGCTGTGGGCACTATGGATGGTGCCCCTCTTATCCTTAAGGCTAAAGATGACAACTGCCATATTTCTGAGAATGTTGAGGATGAAACTCTGATCGAAGCATTGGCTGGTTTACATAGTCCTCTTCCTCTCGCTGAAGACAAAACCAAGCCCATCAAATTAGAGAACTCAGAACTTAAAAGCAACACAGGCACTACTACAGTGGCCAAACCTATTCCATCACTTCTTAAAACTGCAGAAGTTGTGATATCTGCACAAAAAAATGATCCATTAGTTGATGAAATAAAAAATCAAACTGAATCAAAAATGGCTTATGAAACTGAAGAGGACATCTCAATAGGTCTACCTCCTGTTGTGAAATCAGAAGAAAATAGTTATTTATCATTTCCTTCTCCGTTATGTGTCTTGGTCGGTAACTCTTTCATCTCTGGAGATAGCAAAATCATTTTGGACGATGTGTCTAAACCTGTCCTTAATTCTGAAGATCACAGTTTGTTGGGGGCTTTGTGTTCTTTGGCTGATAAACAGGATTGCACTAACCAGTCTCTAAGTGATTCTGTGGGGACTATCAATG ATTACCTTTGA